One region of Drosophila subobscura isolate 14011-0131.10 chromosome J, UCBerk_Dsub_1.0, whole genome shotgun sequence genomic DNA includes:
- the LOC117893296 gene encoding major facilitator superfamily domain-containing protein 8 isoform X1, with protein MEWVRKMRTRMATKRLPEDVDDGLETLEEYTQRWRSVRIIYFTMFLMALGFSIIITGIWPYLVKLDPNSGKEFMGLIVAANPLGQMIFSPIFGWWGNKLGTIRLPLLISLALFTVASGMYSSLELGPPNVKYWMLASRFLIGVSSANIALCRSYLSAATRISERTHAVSMVSLAQVLGFIIGPTLQAAVTPLGPIGHVWLWGKMHMNMFTGAGWINVIMSLCNFMMFLPGVFEEHKIAAREVMVMQGGTSERDTWKGIKPSYLSAWTLIVAFFVLVFNFVLLETLGTSLTMDMWAWTHEQALWNMGIMMTTAAIVSLVTFVMIEPLCKLFAERYVLIWGGFSLMVLGRVLFLPWGPDPPKLALAYNASLNLSLDDPAYLGCPPTQEWCGDIPAVSLTQFIIGFALTSVGYPIGVTLIQTIFSKVLGPRPQGVWMGWMTGSGCLSRVLGPVFVGSIYTRLGTYWTFGVTSFMMLVAMIALQFGNRLLIPPTFDKPAPVELQELNKLNGAQTEDNSPDESLLTDKLTDPT; from the exons ATGGAGTGGGTGCGCAAAATGCGAACACGCATGGCAACCAAAAGACTGCCCGAGGATGTCGACGATGGACTGGAGACGCTCGAGGAGTACACGCAGCGCTGGCGCTCCGTGCGCATCATTTACTTTACAATGTTTCTGATGGCGCTGGGcttcagcatcatcatcacggGCATATGGCCCTACCTCGTCAAG CTAGATCCCAATTCGGGAAAGGAGTTCATGGGTCTGATAGTCGCCGCCAATCCGCTGGGTCAGATGATATTCAGTCCCATATTCGGCTGGTGGGGCAACAAGCTGGGCACCATTCGTCTCCCGCTGCTCATCTCGCTGGCCCTGTTCACCGTAGCCAGCGGCATGTACTCCTCCTTGGAGCTGGGTCCGCCCAATGTCAAGTACTGGATGCTGGCGTCTAGATTTCTGATTGGCGTCAGTTCAGCGAACATTGCCCTGTGCAGATCCTATCTATCCGCAGCCACGCGGATCAGCGAACGCACCCATGCCGTCTCCATGGTGTCCCTGGCCCAGGTCTTGGGTTTCATCATCGGCCCGACACTCCAAGCGGCTGTCACACCGCTGGGCCCCATAGGTCATGTCTGGCTGTGGGGCAAGATGCACATGAACATGTTCACGGGCGCCGGCTGGATCAACGTGATCATGAGTTTGTGCAACTTCATGATGTTCCTGCCCGGCGTATTCGAG GAACACAAAATAGCCGCTCGCGAGGTTATGGTCATGCAGGGTGGCACCTCAGAGCGTGATACGTGGAAGGGCATCAAGCCGAGCTACCTCTCCGCCTGGACCCTGATTGTGGCCTTCTTTGTGCTCGTCTTCAACTTTGTGCTCCTCGAAAC CTTGGGCACATCGTTAACGATGGATATGTGGGCCTGGACGCACGAGCAGGCGCTCTGGAACATGGGCATCATGATGACAACTGCGGCCATAGTGTCGCTGGTGACATTCGTGATGATCGAGCCGCTGTGCAAGCTGTTTGCCGAACGTTACGTGCTCATCTGGGGCGGCTTCTCGCTGATGGTACTGGGCCGTGTGCTCTTCCTGCCGTGGGGACCCGATCCGCCCAAGTTGGCCTTGGCCTACAATGCCAGCCTCAATTTAAGCTTGGACGATCCCGCCTATCTGGGCTGCCCACCCACGCAGGAGTGGTGCGGTGACATCCCAGCCGTCTCCCTGACGCAGTTCATCATTGGCTTTGCCCTCACCTCCGTGGGCTATCCAATTGGCGTGACCCTCATACAGACGATCTTCTCCAAAGTGCTGGGGCCCCGGCCGCAGGGCGTCTGGATGGGCTGGATGACGGGCTCGGGCTGCCTGTCGCGCGTCTTGGGCCCCGTCTTTGTTGGCTCCATTTACACGAGGTTGGGCACGTACTGGACCTTCGGGGTTACATCATTCATGATGCTCGTGGCAATGATTGCGCTGCAGTTCGGCAA TCGATTGCTCATCCCGCCTACGTTTGACAAGCCAGCGCCGGTGGAGCTGCAAGAACTGAATAAGCTGAATGGCGCACAAACAGAAGACAACTCACCGGATGAATCGCTCCTTACCGATAAGCTCACTGATCCCACCTAA
- the LOC117893296 gene encoding major facilitator superfamily domain-containing protein 8 isoform X2, with amino-acid sequence MALPRQDPNSGKEFMGLIVAANPLGQMIFSPIFGWWGNKLGTIRLPLLISLALFTVASGMYSSLELGPPNVKYWMLASRFLIGVSSANIALCRSYLSAATRISERTHAVSMVSLAQVLGFIIGPTLQAAVTPLGPIGHVWLWGKMHMNMFTGAGWINVIMSLCNFMMFLPGVFEEHKIAAREVMVMQGGTSERDTWKGIKPSYLSAWTLIVAFFVLVFNFVLLETLGTSLTMDMWAWTHEQALWNMGIMMTTAAIVSLVTFVMIEPLCKLFAERYVLIWGGFSLMVLGRVLFLPWGPDPPKLALAYNASLNLSLDDPAYLGCPPTQEWCGDIPAVSLTQFIIGFALTSVGYPIGVTLIQTIFSKVLGPRPQGVWMGWMTGSGCLSRVLGPVFVGSIYTRLGTYWTFGVTSFMMLVAMIALQFGNRLLIPPTFDKPAPVELQELNKLNGAQTEDNSPDESLLTDKLTDPT; translated from the exons ATGGCCCTACCTCGTCAAG ATCCCAATTCGGGAAAGGAGTTCATGGGTCTGATAGTCGCCGCCAATCCGCTGGGTCAGATGATATTCAGTCCCATATTCGGCTGGTGGGGCAACAAGCTGGGCACCATTCGTCTCCCGCTGCTCATCTCGCTGGCCCTGTTCACCGTAGCCAGCGGCATGTACTCCTCCTTGGAGCTGGGTCCGCCCAATGTCAAGTACTGGATGCTGGCGTCTAGATTTCTGATTGGCGTCAGTTCAGCGAACATTGCCCTGTGCAGATCCTATCTATCCGCAGCCACGCGGATCAGCGAACGCACCCATGCCGTCTCCATGGTGTCCCTGGCCCAGGTCTTGGGTTTCATCATCGGCCCGACACTCCAAGCGGCTGTCACACCGCTGGGCCCCATAGGTCATGTCTGGCTGTGGGGCAAGATGCACATGAACATGTTCACGGGCGCCGGCTGGATCAACGTGATCATGAGTTTGTGCAACTTCATGATGTTCCTGCCCGGCGTATTCGAG GAACACAAAATAGCCGCTCGCGAGGTTATGGTCATGCAGGGTGGCACCTCAGAGCGTGATACGTGGAAGGGCATCAAGCCGAGCTACCTCTCCGCCTGGACCCTGATTGTGGCCTTCTTTGTGCTCGTCTTCAACTTTGTGCTCCTCGAAAC CTTGGGCACATCGTTAACGATGGATATGTGGGCCTGGACGCACGAGCAGGCGCTCTGGAACATGGGCATCATGATGACAACTGCGGCCATAGTGTCGCTGGTGACATTCGTGATGATCGAGCCGCTGTGCAAGCTGTTTGCCGAACGTTACGTGCTCATCTGGGGCGGCTTCTCGCTGATGGTACTGGGCCGTGTGCTCTTCCTGCCGTGGGGACCCGATCCGCCCAAGTTGGCCTTGGCCTACAATGCCAGCCTCAATTTAAGCTTGGACGATCCCGCCTATCTGGGCTGCCCACCCACGCAGGAGTGGTGCGGTGACATCCCAGCCGTCTCCCTGACGCAGTTCATCATTGGCTTTGCCCTCACCTCCGTGGGCTATCCAATTGGCGTGACCCTCATACAGACGATCTTCTCCAAAGTGCTGGGGCCCCGGCCGCAGGGCGTCTGGATGGGCTGGATGACGGGCTCGGGCTGCCTGTCGCGCGTCTTGGGCCCCGTCTTTGTTGGCTCCATTTACACGAGGTTGGGCACGTACTGGACCTTCGGGGTTACATCATTCATGATGCTCGTGGCAATGATTGCGCTGCAGTTCGGCAA TCGATTGCTCATCCCGCCTACGTTTGACAAGCCAGCGCCGGTGGAGCTGCAAGAACTGAATAAGCTGAATGGCGCACAAACAGAAGACAACTCACCGGATGAATCGCTCCTTACCGATAAGCTCACTGATCCCACCTAA
- the LOC117893299 gene encoding RNA-binding protein lark: MPGAGTFKLFIGNLDEKTQATELRALFEKYGTVVECDVVKNYGFVHMETEQQGRDAIQNLNGYVLNDNAIKVEAAKSRRAPNTPTTKIFVGNLTDKTRAPEVRELFQKYGTVVECDIVRNYGFVHLDCVGDVQDAIKELNGRVVDGQPLKVQVSTSRVRPKPGMGDPEQCYRCGRSGHWSKECPRLYGSTGGGREPPSPLSAGGYRDRMYGRDPYPPPPPPPPFLRDRIMDGFRDYDYYDRRFEDSRDLYERRYQSSRMRDFPPPPISRREPMPLPPPLSGSLRSCSVTRGYDTMFSRRSPPPPRSSNGISRYGSPTPHGYEDFSRDSFDDRMISSRGMRGPSPPGRRYAPY; encoded by the exons ATGCCCGGAGCCGGCACGTTCAAGTTATTCATCGGGAATCTCGATGAAAAAACTCAGGCTACCGAGCTGCGTGCGCTCTTCGAGAAATACGGTACAGTCGTCGAGTGCGATGTGGTCAAGAACTATGGGTTTGTGCACATGGAAACCGAACAGCAGGGTCGCGATGCCATACAGAACTTGAACGGTTACGTTTTGAACGATAATGCCATCAAAGTGGAGGCGGCCAAAAGTCGTCGCGCCCCCAACACGCCCACTACGAAAATCTTCGTTGGAAATCTAACCGATAAAACGCGGGCGCCGGAGGTGCGTGAGCTGTTTCAGAAATACGGCACCGTCGTCGAGTGCGACATTGTGCGCAACTATGGGTTCGTGCACCTGGACTGTGTGGGTGATGTGCAGGATGCCATCAAGGAGTTGAACGGTCGCGTGGTCGATGGCCAACCGCTCAAGGTTCAAGTATCGACTAGTCGTGTGCGCCCCAAGCCGGGCATGGGCGATCCGGAGCAGTGTTATCGTTGCGGCCGTTCCGGTCATTGGTCGAAAGAGTGTCCGCGCCTCTATGGCAGCACCGGAGGTGGACGCGAACCGCCATCGCCGCTCAGTGCCGGCGGCTACAGAGATCGTATGTACGGTCGTGATCCCTatccgccaccaccacctccgccGCCATTCCTGCGTGATCGCATTATGGACGGCTTTAGG GATTATGATTACTATGACCGCCGCTTCGAGGATTCACGCGACTTGTACGAGCGCCGCTATCAGTCATCGCGTATGCGCGACTTCCCACCGCCACCGATTTCACGTCGCGAGCCCATGCCATTGCCGCCTCCGTTGAGCGGCAGCCTGCGCTCCTGCAGCGTCACACGTGGATATGACACCATGTTCAGCCGTCGctcaccaccgccgccacgcAGCAGCAATGGAATCAGTCGCTATGG CTCGCCCACACCCCATGGCTATGAGGACTTTAGTCGCGATTCCTTTGACGATCGCATGATATCGTCACGCGGCATGCGCGGTCCCTCTCCACCGGGTCGCCGCTATGCGCCCTACTGA